Proteins co-encoded in one Heptranchias perlo isolate sHepPer1 chromosome 9, sHepPer1.hap1, whole genome shotgun sequence genomic window:
- the LOC137324914 gene encoding collagen alpha-1(I) chain-like: protein MTQLSVNDTEPTGAANTKPGPVGNDTEPTGAANSKPGPVGNDTEPTGAANSKPGPVGNDTEPTGAANSKPGPVGNDTEPTGAANTKPGPVGSDTEPTGTANSKPGPVGNETEPTGAANTKPGPVGNDTEPTGAANTKPGPVGSDTEPTGTANSKPGPVGSDTEPTGTANTKPGPVGSETEPTGTANCKPGPVGNDTEPTGTANSKPGPVGNDTEPTGTANSKPGPVGSETEPTGAANCKPGPVGNDTEPTGAANTKPGPVGSDTEPTGTANTKPGPVGTDTEPTGTANSKPGPVGSETEPTDTANSKPGPVGSDTEPTGTANSKPGPVGTDTEPTGTANSKPGPVGSETEPTGAANCKPGPVGNDTEPTGAANTKPGPVGSDTEPTGTANSKPGPVGSETEPTGTANSKPGPVGSETEPTDTANSKPGPVGNDTEPTGAANCKPGPVGNDTEPTGAANTKPGPVGTDTEPTGTANTKPGPVGNTANSKPGPVGSETEPTGAANIKPGPVGSETEPTGTANSKPGPVGSETEPTGAANSKPGPVGNDTEPTDTANTKPGPVGSETEPTGTANSKPGPVGNDTEPTGTANSKPGPVGNDTEPTGTANSKPGPVGNDTKPTGTANTKPGPVGNDTEPTGTANTKPGPVGNDTEPTGTANSKPGPVGSETEPTGTANSKPGPVGTDTEPTGTANTKPGPVGTDTEPTGTANTKPGPVGTDTEPTAAANIKPGPVGNDTEPTGTANSKPGPVGSETESTGTANTKPGPVGSDTEPTGTANSKPGPVGNETEPTGTANSKPGPVGNDTEPTGTANSKPGPVGNDTEPTGTANSKPGPVGNDTEPTGAANTKPGPDTEPTDTIG from the exons ATGAC CCAGCTTTCAGTGAATGACACTGAACCCACAGGCGCAGCAAACACCAAACCAGGACCTGTGGGGAATGACACTGAACCCACAGGCGCTGCAAACAGCAAACCAGGACCTGTGGGGAATGACACTGAACCCACAGGCGCTGCAAACAGCAAACCAGGACCTGTGGGGAATGACACTGAACCCACAGGCGCTGCAAACAGCAAACCAGGACCTGTGGGGAATGACACTGAACCCACAGGCGCTGCAAACACCAAACCAGGACCTGTGGGGAGTGACACTGAACCCACAGGCACTGCAAACAGCAAACCAGGACCTGTGGGGAATGAAACTGAACCCACAGGCGCTGCAAACACCAAACCAGGACCTGTGGGGAATGACACTGAACCCACAGGCGCTGCAAACACCAAACCAGGACCTGTGGGGAGTGACACTGAACCCACAGGCACTGCAAACAGCAAACCAGGACCTGTGGGGAGTGACACTGAACCCACAGGCACTGCAAACACCAAACCAGGACctgtggggagtgagactgaACCCACAGGCACTGCAAACTGCAAACCAGGACCTGTGGGGAATGACACTGAACCCACAGGCACTGCAAACAGCAAACCAGGACCTGTGGGGAATGACACTGAACCCACAGGCACTGCAAACAGCAAACCAGGACctgtggggagtgagactgaACCCACAGGCGCTGCAAACTGCAAACCAGGACCTGTGGGGAATGACACTGAACCCACAGGCGCTGCAAACACCAAACCAGGACCTGTGGGGAGTGACACTGAACCCACAGGCACTGCAAACACCAAACCAGGACCTGTGGGGACTGACACTGAACCCACAGGCACTGCAAACAGCAAACCAGGACctgtggggagtgagactgaACCCACAGACACTGCAAACAGCAAACCAGGACCTGTGGGGAGTGACACTGAACCCACAGGCACTGCAAACAGCAAACCAGGACCTGTAGGGACTGACACTGAACCCACAGGCACTGCAAACAGCAAACCAGGACctgtggggagtgagactgaACCCACAGGCGCTGCAAACTGCAAACCAGGACCTGTGGGGAATGACACTGAACCCACAGGCGCTGCAAACACCAAACCAGGACCTGTGGGGAGTGACACTGAACCCACAGGCACTGCAAACAGCAAACCAGGACctgtggggagtgagactgaACCCACAGGCACTGCAAACAGCAAACCAGGACctgtggggagtgagactgaACCCACAGACACTGCAAACAGCAAACCAGGACCTGTGGGGAATGACACTGAACCCACAGGCGCTGCAAACTGCAAACCAGGACCTGTGGGGAATGACACTGAACCCACAGGCGCTGCAAACACCAAACCAGGACCTGTGGGGACTGACACTGAACCCACAGGCACTGCAAACACCAAACCAGGACctgtgggga ACACTGCAAACAGCAAACCAGGACctgtggggagtgagactgaACCCACAGGCGCTGCAAACATCAAACCAGGACctgtggggagtgagactgaACCCACAGGCACTGCAAACAGCAAACCAGGACctgtggggagtgagactgaACCCACAGGCGCTGCAAACAGCAAACCAGGACCTGTGGGGAATGACACTGAACCCACAGACACTGCAAACACCAAACCAGGACctgtggggagtgagactgaACCCACAGGCACTGCAAACAGCAAACCAGGACCTGTGGGGAATGACACTGAACCCACAGGCACTGCAAACAGCAAACCAGGACCTGTGGGGAATGACACTGAACCCACAGGCACTGCAAACAGCAAACCAGGACCTGTGGGGAATGACACTAAACCCACAGGCACTGCAAACACCAAACCAGGACCTGTGGGGAATGACACTGAACCCACAGGCACTGCAAACACCAAACCAGGACCTGTGGGGAATGACACTGAACCCACAGGCACTGCAAACAGCAAACCAGGACctgtggggagtgagactgaACCCACAGGCACTGCAAACAGCAAACCAGGACCTGTGGGGACTGACACTGAACCCACAGGCACTGCAAACACCAAACCAGGACCTGTGGGGACTGACACTGAACCCACAGGCACTGCAAACACCAAACCAGGACCTGTGGGGACTGACACTGAACCCACAGCAGCTGCAAACATCAAACCAGGACCTGTGGGGAATGACACTGAACCCACAGGCACTGCAAACAGCAAACCAGGACctgtggggagtgagactgaATCCACAGGCACTGCAAACACCAAACCAGGACCTGTGGGGAGTGACACTGAACCCACAGGCACTGCAAACAGCAAACCAGGACCTGTGGGGAATGAGACTGAACCCACAGGCACTGCAAACAGCAAACCAGGACCTGTGGGGAATGACACTGAACCCACAGGCACTGCAAACAGCAAACCAGGTCCTGTGGGGAATGACACTGAACCCACAGGCACTGCAAACAGCAAACCAGGACCTGTGGGGAATGACACTGAACCCACAGGCGCTGCAAACACCAAACCAGGACCTGACACTGAACCCACAGACACTATTGGATAA